In Salvelinus sp. IW2-2015 linkage group LG21, ASM291031v2, whole genome shotgun sequence, the genomic window ctaaataatgccactttaataatgtttacattactcatatcacatgtatatactgtattttataccatctattgcaccttgcctatgctgctcggccatcgctcatccatatactgacatgtacatattctcattcacccctttagatttgtgtgtattagatagttgttaggggaattgttagatattactgccctgtcggaactagaagcacaagcatttcactacactcgcattaacatctgcgaaccatgtgtatgtgacaaataacatttgatttgatttcatgatTTGATTAGATCATCATAACCCTTAACCATTCAGGGACACTGACCAGTGTTTACTTCAGTTTCTAATGACTGGTACCTTCTAGCTGGCCTCGGTGCCAGTTTCTGTTTTTGGTAAGTGATGACAGGAAGTTGGCGAGGAGGAGAAACAGGCTGGCACTCCAGTCCTGATTCACTAGACCGCCACAGGACCCACTCTTGAGAGTCAAatgttccctctcttctctctccactccctcccggCTGCATCCCAATAATCTGTCCTTGAGTTACCCTGTCTACCCATGTTGGGTTATTACCATTACTTGTCCTGTCAACTCACCCTGGCTGCTCTCTCGCTCTAGGACGCTGACAGAGAAAAAAAGTATGCTCTTCTATGTTCTCTTTTTCCTTTGTCACTACCCCATGTGTCCCATTGCTGAACTGTTCGTCAGCGCTGGCCATGCCGCTCGTCATTCCAGCATACAACACCTGTCTTATTGTGCAGGTCCATAAACTGGCCCACTTTCTGAAGACGCTGTAGTGACCCTACTAGCCAAGCTAACCCAACACCCCTTGTTCACGTTCTCCTTCTACTCTGACCGTGAAAAGCCTTTTTTAAAAGGGGAACTAACACGGGCTTTTCTCCACCCTGCATGGTTACCTTGTGCCCTATCACAGGGATGCTCCTCCACTTCTGACCCCACCCCCTCGCTGCACTGAGGCATGCTGGGAGCTTGAAGCAGGAAGTGTAAGCAGGAAGTTCTAACTTTCACCCCTTTTCTCTCTTAGCGACGCCATCTTTCAAAGTGTTTCCGAGCAGTAAACCAGGTATTCACTTCCTCTCGGATGTACTGTACTCTCTCCCCAGGTAGCCTCTGGATACTGAGGCTGACACAATCAACTGTAGCCAGTGCATGAGAATAAAACTAGTGACCTAACATTTACTGTATTTAAAATGCATGCACTTGCTAAGTAATATTTGTGAGGACAATAAACAGGATTTGTTTCTATATTGCCGTTATACCAGTGAAGGCTGGTGGAGGTATAAATGGGGAGGACGGGCTAATTTCCCCCTTCACCAGCATTACACTTTCCAGGAAGCAACACAAAGTGGCATGATGGTACAAAGCACACTCCTAGGTACTTCCATTTAACATGTCTTTTTTTTGCCCTCAGTGTCCATCCTGACCTCCATAAATCCTCAAGCAACACACTGTCAacatgacatgtttctgtggTGATTAAATAGCGGATTTTTTGCTTTGGTCCAAAAGACCAACTTCCATTGAAGTTTTAGCTGCGATTTAATGGCCTTGTGCTAAACTGCCCCAACTAGCTATCTGGTTGACCCAGAAAATCTAGGCTTGTGTTGGGTTAGTTAGGCCCTGTGTGTCTGTCACGATCTGACTTAGTACTGTTACGATACATCATTACACCATAGAGAGTGAATGGGCTGTGTTAGGCCCAGTATTGCTGCTGCGGGGAGCGTCCATTGAGTGGTTGTATTAAATGCAGCTGTTGGTCCCAGTCTCTGTTTGATGTGTGCTTGTACTGACTCTGGCCAATCCACTGTATAAAAGCTCGCTTCTCTCATGCCCATGAGACTATGAAGAGGATGTTATAGTAGTTTGCAAACAGGTCACTgattgaacatgctttttagtccaagagTATGCCTAATAAGAGTCCAGTACACCACCTCATAGCGAGTAAGAAAAATGAAGGGGATTTGTTATTGAGTTAGAACAAACTGAAATCGGCCACCTACCGACTTTGGACCATAGACATTAGAAACAGTAGATAGTGCTGACGTCATCCGCGTATTCCTGTGGAGAATCTGAAGCGCGTCATATTGCTGCATGGCACCTCCTCGTAGCCTGCCGGACCGTGATTGGTCTGCGTCAGTACCTGGTCCTGTATGACAacaaatgtagtagtcagaatggatcagtATTTGCTTAAATATCTTCATTTGTAGCGAACTTTAAAAGAATTCACAGTGGGGATCGAAGTTGATCCATAATAAACTCATTTTAGAGCCCAAAAcatccccccaaaatgttttgggccCTTCTGGTGATTGGAATTTACATAGGCTTTCTAGGGCCAaccagggcttttggcaccgCTAGGTTGCTACGAAGTAGACGACCAGCAGAGCTTGTGACTTCACGCTCCAGACCAGAAACTGGGGGCCTGCTTTGGACATGTAGGGCTACTGTACAAAAGTACAAACACGTCCTTTCATTCCGCCAAACCATCTAACCATGGTTCACCTGTTCCCCAAGTCCTCCTCCTGGCCTAACCAGTCACTTGAGTGCTCACACTCATTTCCAGGTACAATGCGGGGAAATGGTGCTCtgattttgattatgtttttctGGGCAGAGCTGAATAGTATTTATGAACATATAGTATGTCTGAAAGTTGCAGTCTAATTTGATTCCATTTATTATGGAATCATTTTCACAGCAGTCCATCATTGCTATAGCAATAGTTGTGCAACACCATTAAATCAATGTGCTGCAATCTCTACATCATTTTGACTTGTCTAGTGTTACTGTTAATGGTGTTTGTCATTGTTGACACAATGATATGGGCTTCGTTCCAAATGGcccccttttccctacatagtgcattactgtGGTCtatatatagggtgccatttgggacggggcCATGCCGGCTTAATAAGACAGCGAGGGAACCCATGGCTCTTCATCACTAGCCTTCTAGTAATGAAATTATACCAGACTGACAGCAAAGACTCTCTTATTGAAGAGGGTTAATTACTGTTAAGACtctgcagagcgagagagagagagagagattcaaacccacacatgcacacacacattcggtaggccgtcactgtaaataggaatttgttcttaactgacttgcctaattaaataaaggttcaatcaaataaataaatacatgcacacacacacacacaccatcaccagtGTGTAGGGTGAAATTAAAATAAGCACCCTTTCCCCACAGGACAGGGTGATAAAATGTCATGGCTGGGTGTtggaacaaacaaacattgaaGAGCTTGTTGTATATTTGTACAATTTAGTGTGTTACAAGGTAAAAGTAACAGCCTTTTTTTGGTCGCTTGTATCTTCCTCTTTCCTGATCTAACAACCCTGGTGTCGATGtctgtttaaaccctttaaaacAACACATGTCTATTCCCTATGCAACAGTTCTCTCCGATGTCTATTTCCTATTCCCAACTCTATGCAACAGTTCTCTGCTATGTCTATTCCCAACTCTATGCAACAGTTCTCTCCGATGTCTATTCCCTATTCAACTCTATGCAACAGTTCTCTCCGATGTCTATTCCCTATTACTAGACTTAATGAAGCAGTTTCTCTGGCTATGTCTATTCCAACTTCAACGTCCTATTCCCCAACTCTATGCAACAGTTCTCTGCTATGTCTATTCCCTATTCCCAACTCTAATGCAACAGTTCTCTCCGATGTCTATCCTATTACCCAACTCTAATGCAAGCAGTTCTCTGCTATGTCTATTCCTCTCAACTCTATGCAACAGTTCTGCTGCTATGTCTATTCCCTATTTCAACTGCTATGCAACAGTTTCTCTGCTATGTCGTTTCATTCCTATTCACAACTCTATGCAACAGTTCTCTCCGATGTCTATTCGCCTATTCCCACTCTATGCAACAGTTCTCTGCATCGTCTATTCCCTATTCAACTCTATGCAACAGTTCTCTGCTATGTCTATTCTATTCAACTCTATGCAACAGTTCTCTCTGATGTCTATTCCCTATTTCACTCCTATACAACAGTTCTCTGCTATGTCTATTCCTATTCCCACACTCTATGCAACAGTTCTCTCTGATGTCTATTCCCTATTCCCAATCTATGCAACAGTTTCTCTCCGATGTCTATTCCCTATTCCAACTCTATGCAACAGTTTCTCCTCATGTCTATTCCTATTCAACTGCTATGACCAGTTCTCCTCTGATGTCTATCCCTATTCCAACTCTTATGCAACAGTTCTCTCAATGTCTATTCCCTATTCCAACTCTATGCACAGTTCTTCCTATGTCTATTCCTATTCAACTCTATGCAGCTAGTCTATCCTCGATCTCTGATGTTCTATGTCCCTATTCCCAACTCTATGCAACAGTTTCTCTCCGATGTCTATTCCCTATTCAACTCTATGCAGCAGTTCTCTCCGATGCTGCTGTTCCCTATTCATAACAGTTCTCTCCGATGTCTATTCCTATTCACAACTCTATGCAACAGTTCTCTGCTATGTCTATTCCTATTCCAACTCTATGCAGCAGTTCTCTCTGATGTCTATTCCTATTCTCAACTCTATGCACAGTTCTCTTGATGTCTATTCCCTATTCCAACTCTACGGCAACAGTTCTCTCCGATGTCTATTACCTATTCCCAACTCTATGCAGCAGTTCTCCGATGTCTGTTCCTATTCAACTCTATGCAACAGTTCTCTCCGATGTCTATTTCCTATTCCCAACTCTACGCAACAGTTCTCTCCGATGTCTATTCCTCTTCCCAACTCTATGCAACGTTCTCTCCGATGTCTATTCGCGCTATTCAACAGTTCTGGTGGCTATGTCTATTCCCTATTCACAACTCTATGCAACAGTTCTCTCCGATGTCTATTCCCTATTCCAACTCTATGCAACAGTTCTCTGCTATGTCTATTCCCTATTCCCAACTCTATGCAACAGTTCTCTGCTATGTCTATTCCCTATTCCCAACTCTATGCAACATTCTCTCCGATGTCTATTTCCTATCCCAACTCTACGCAACAGTTCTCTCCGATGTCTATTCCCTATTCCCAACTCCTATGCAACAGTTCTCTCCGATGTCTATTCCCTATTCAACAGTTCTCTGCTATGTCTATTCCCTATTCAACAGTTCTCTGCTATGTCTATTCCCTATTCACAACTCTATGCAACAGTTCTCTCCGATGTCTATTCCTATTCCCAACTCTATGCAACAGTTCTCTGCTATGTCTATTCCCTATTCACAACTCTATGCAACAGTTCTCTCCGATGTCTATTCCCTATTCCCAACTCTATGCAACAGTTTCTGCTATGTCTATTTCCTATTCCAACTCTATACAACAGTTCTCTGCTATGTCTATTCCCTATCCAACTCTATGCAGCAGTTCTCTCTGATGTCTATTCCTATTCTCAACTCTATGCAACAGTTTCTCTGATGTCTATTCCTATTCCCAACTCTACGCAACAGTTCTCTCCGATGTCTATTACTATTCCAACTCTATGCAGCAGTTCTCTCCGATGTCTGTTCCCTATTCAACTCTATGCAACAGTTCTCTCGATGTCTATTTCCTATTCCCAACTCTACGCACAGTTCTCTCGATGTCTATTCCTATTCCAACTCTATGCAACAGTTCTCTCTCGATGTCTATTCCCTATTCAACAGTTCTCTGCTATGTCTATTCCCTATTCACAACTCTATGCAACAGTTCTCTCCGATGTCTATTCCTATTCCCAACTTCTATGCAACAGTTCTCTGCTATGTCTATTCCTATTCCCAACTCTATGCAACAGTTCTCTGCTATGTCTATTCCTATTCCAACTCTATGCAACAGTTCTCTGCCGATGTCTATTCCTATTCCCAACTCTACGCAACAGTTCTCTTCCGATGTCTATTCCTATTCCAACTCTATGCAACAGTTCTCTCCGATGTCTATTCCCTATTCAACAGTTCTCTGCTATGTCTATTCCCTATTCAACAGTTCTCTGCTATGTCTATTCCCTATTCACAACTCTATGCAACAGTTCTCTCCGATGTCTATTCCCTATTCCCAACTCTATGCAACAGTTCTCTGCTATGTCTATTCCTATTCAACTCTATGCAACAGTTCTCTCGATGTCTATTCCCTATTCCCAACTCTATGCAACAGTTCTCTGCTATGTCTTATTTCCTATCCCAACTCTTATACCACGTTCTCTGCCTATGTCTATTCCCTATCCAACTCTATGCAACAGTTCTCTGCTATGTCTATTCCCAACTCTATGCAACAGTTCTCTCCTATTTCATCTACAGTCATGCCATTTCATTCCTGCACATTTCCATCGATTAACTCTACTTACCCCCTTTTCTAGCGATGAGCCCCCTAGTGTGTGGGCTTTGTATTCACACGTTAAAGGTGTAGTAAAGGGTTGATAAATGCCGTCTTCTCCTTTGCTTGTGTTGTAGGAGATGAGAAGGGCCGTTGTTTCACCATTCAGTATGTGATGCCCACCAACGTGCAGCTGACCTCTGAGTCTACAGTTAGTGTGCTGAGTAAGTGAAGAAGACTTGTCATACGCTCATCTCAGTCTCATTTTCCTCTGTTCTGGGGACATATCAAGTGTCTTAGAGtgggagtgctgatttaggatcagttttaccTTTTTTAGATCACAATGTATAAGATAACATGGACAGACgggtctgatcctagatcagcactcctactctgagatgctttaggAATACGGGCTCTGGTCCCTAGCACAAACACACCCGTTCTGTTGTGGGAGGGCGTAAATGTAGAACCAAGAGTTAACCATCCCATAACCAGAATTGTTCCAGATCagatcacatggtcaggaaaagcTCTTGGTCTAACGCCGAGGCCACTGGACAGACTGCTGTCACTTTAGGCCTCAAGATATTTCTGTTGTTATAAAGTCTAAAAAATAACTCTGACATGAGTTGAGTAATAGATGAAGGGTATGCCTGAGGAGAGGAAGCACATGCTTCATCGTCAGTCACCCAGGGTCCATTCTGATCACGTCAAACAAAAGGGTTTCAATGGAATGTCCTTCCTTTGCCTACATTACTCACAATTATCAAAATGAATAATAGTCAATTCTGTGGACAATGATGCGATACACATGCTGTGTGTCTCATACATATGTCATTCCCCCACAGAGACCGAAGGTACTCATGTTATGCATGATGTATGCTTTGAAGCATGGCGTATGCCAGGGGTAggtaactagattcagccacaggaCCATTTTTGTCTGAGCGGAAGGTTGATTTATAATCATTTGTGAAagtgcaaattgaccacaactaagcccaaaaaacAGATTgtgtttgaaaataacaataacttCATACCTTCGTTACATTGAGACAGGATCACATATGTCTGTTTGCTTTTTTTTGTGGAAATACTTGGGACAGATTTAGTCATTTaaactcttttttttattttttatgattttcCAAAAAACTAcaaagttttttgggggggcaaaataaattaaACGAGGGCTGATTTTGGTCTGCCGTATGCTGTGTAAGAGAAAATATAAATCCATATGGCACAGGCTTGCGATGGACTGAATGGACATAAGGTACAGTAGAGCTACAGTGGTCCCAACTGACACACATCCACAGAATCCACACATCTCCCCCCATATAGATGTTTGTGCTATTCCTGACTTGCCCCTGAGGCATGGCTCATTCCACTCTAACAAGATATGAAAAATGCAAGGGCGCAATTTCTTTTGCGAGAGATGCCCCTCAGGCCAAATGCAGATGGATACACACAGGATGGGTAATGCTCTGACAGGCACTAGGACCATGGAGACACGGTCAGAGGAGAGAGGCTCTGGGCCAGCTATCTAAAATGCAGTTTGAGTACATCTAAAATGCAGTTTGAGtacatctaaaatacagtttgagtacatctaaaatacagtttGAGTACAATTAAAATCAGTTTTTGGAGTCATCTAAAATAACATTTTGAGTAATTAAAATCGTTTGAGTAATCTAAAATACCAGTTTTGAGTACATTAATACAGTTTGAGTAATTAAAATGCAGTTTGAGTAATTAAATGCGTTTGAGTTACATATAAATAGGTTTCGAGTCATTAAAATACAGTTTGAGtacatctaaaatacagtttGAGTACATCTAAAATGCAGTTTGAGTACATCTAAAatacagagtgagagagattcCCATCAGGCCTAAAGTGAAGAAGATGGGCAAATGAATATTTACAAAACTCAGAAAGCAGTAACGCTCTCACAATTTAAATAACTTGAAAAACCCACAGACCAGACCAATATACTACCGCACTCAATTTTATGATGTGTTAGGCAATCGAATGTTAGACAATCGAATGTTTTCccaatatttaaacatttgattGATCCAACGGGAGCTCCTGCATTATCCAGTAATTAAACCCATTTAATCGCTGGAAAGAATATACAACACTCAGGCTGTAGCATAGACCTACCTCTTTTCCTACGGCCCGCTCCTGCTTCATAGCATAGTTATGTTGGTATGGTTAAAGAAGAATCCAGGGAGAAACCATTCTCACAGTAGGGGTGCCAGCAACATCTTCTTAAGTTGAGATGCCTGTGGAGACATCCCAGGCAGTGGAACCACCCCTTGatgtgtgcaaatggaatgaGACCAGGAACAGGGGTAGCTAGCTATATTGCTCCTTGTTTGTCAGAGACCCCAAGAGAGAAAAGCAATCAACTGTGGGCGGttgaaaaaaagttacaaaaccAATTTAACCAGGAAACAAATCTAGTGTTTGCTATATGATTTCAATCAAACCATGCTGTTCTTTATCTCAGTGGTTAGAGGACACATTTAATTGACTCAATTTAAACTCTTCATAGAACACAACAAGACTCGTCACAATAGATTGATTTGGGATGAATTGACACGATTGACTGAATAAATGAACGAATGAACAAACAAATAAACGTATCACCCTTTCTTTATCCCCTCCCCCTGTTCCAGAGATGATCCGTTCAGCCACCCCCTTCCCCCTGGttagtctcttcttcttgttcatCGGTTTTGTCCTGAGTAACATCGGACACATCCGGCCCCACCGCACCATCCTGGCCTTCATCTCCGGAATCTTCTTCATCCTCTCAGGTACATGACCTCATATCACTACTGTGAATGCATTTTTGTTGAAACAAGAGATCCTTCGCATTATTTATTGAGTCTAAGTGCCCGTTTCCTGGACGCAGATTGAACCTAGTCCTGGAATAATAAACTATTTCAGTGGAGAATCGCCATGGTCAATGTGTGTTAGTCCAGGAAACTGGGttcaatctgtgtccaggaaacgggCTCAATATGGTTTTAAATCCCCAGgacatattctttgttgtttaatctATTAGTGAATCGTATGCACAATTATTATTGGCATTACCATAGAATGCAGCTCTTGTTCCATAGTAACAGGAAATGTGGGTCCTGTATCAGTGATCACACCGTGACAGCTAtactatttatttatatatctaaTGGAATGTTGCATATCTGTACAAGTATGCAAATGTATCACCATAGAATTACAACATCCTGCTTATgcatcagaaatacagtagaaTCTGTATTCTTcctgtcgctctgtctctctcttaaaCACACTCTCTCGCgctccctctcgctttctctctctctctccccccatctatcgctctctctctctccctccccccatctctctctctcccccatctctctcgctctcgttNNNNNNNNNNNNNNNNNNNNNNNNNNNNNNNNNNNNNNNNNNNNNNNNNNNNNNNNNNNNNNNNNNNNNNNNNNNNNNNNNNNNNNNNNNNNNNNNNNNNNNNNNNNNNNNNNNNNNNNNNNNNNNNNNNNNNNNNNNNNNNNNNNNNNNNNNNNNNNNNNNNNNNNNNNNNNNNNNNNNNNNNNNNNNNNNNNNNNNNNNNNNNNNNNNNNNNNNNNNNNNNNNNNNNNNNNNNNNNNNNNNNNNNNNNNNNNNNNNNNNNNNNNNNNNNNNNNNNNNNNNNNNNNNNNNNNNNNNNNNNNNNNNNNNNNNNNNNNNNNNNNNNNNNNNNNNNNNNNNNNNNNNNNNNNNNNNNNNNNNNNNNNNNNNNNNNNNNNNNNNNNNNNNNNNNNNNNNNNNNNNNNNNNNNNNNNNNNNNNNNNNNNNNNNNNNNNNNNNNNNNNNNNNNNNNNNNNNNNNNNNNNNNNNNNNNNNNNNNNNNNNNNNNNNNNNNNNNNNNNNNNNNNNNNNNNNNNNNNNNNNNNNNNNNNNNNNNNNNNNNNNNNNNNNNNNNNNNNNNNNNNNNNNNNNNNNNNNNNNNNNNNNNNNNNNNNNNNNNNNNNNNNNNNNNNNNNNNNNNNNNNNNNNNNNNNNNNNNNNNNNNNNNNNNNNNNNNNNNNNNNNNNNNNNNNNNNNNNNNNNNNNNNNNNNNNNNNNNNNNNNNNNNNNNNNNNNNNNNNNNNNNNNNNNNNNNNNNNNNNNNNNNNNNNNNNNNNNNNNNNNNNNNNNNNNNNNNNNNNNNNNNNNNNNNNNNNNNNNNNNNNNNNNNNNNNNNNNNNNNNNNNNNNNNNNNNNNNNNNNNNNNNNNNNNNNNNNNNNNNNNNNNNNNNNNNNNNNNNNNNNNNNNNNNNNNNNNNNNNNNNNNNNNNNNNNNNNNNNNNNNNNNNNNNNNNNNNNNNNNNNNNNNNNNNNNNNNNNNNNNNNNNNNNNNNNNNNNNNNNNNNNNNNNNNNNNNNNNNNNNNNNNNNNNNNNNNNNNNNNNNNNNNNNNNNNNNNNNNNNNNNNNNNNNNNNNNNNNNNNNNNNNNNNNNNNNNNNNNNNNNNNNNNNNNNNNNNNNNNNNNNNNNNNNNNNNNNNNNNNNNNNNNNNNNNCGGCCGCAGCCCCTCCAGCATCTCCAGCGAAGCCTCGCTCCAGATGAACCACTCCCTCCACTCCAACTACCCAGCGCTCCTCAAGTGTCCCGAGTACGACCGCATGTCCTCCTCCCCATGCTGAGGCCCGCGTGAAGCCCCGGAGCCTGGGCAGCGGGTTGCACACACATCCACAGGAAGGGAGAGTCTGGCTGGGTTGCTGAGGTGGTAGACTAGGTTGGTCGGTCTGGAGGGCGGTGATTGGGGGGGGGCTGATGGGGAGGCGCCTAGGTTGCTTTTTGCGAGAGGGGGGGTGCGTATCTTTTTCCACGTGTGTGACGGCCTATTTTGAAGTCCTCTTGTAGTGCAGTTTTCCCGAGTTTTGACACATTTGTGAGATGACGACCCCCACAGCTGACCTTCCCTCTCTGGTTTTACTCAAAGTACAGTAGAAGTAGTGATTCTCCATCAGACCTTGTTCACCTTCGCCATACAGCACGTTCTCCATCTTGGTCAATATATAAGCCGATATCTCCCCGGTAACCCAAATAGGACTTCTGTCAACTGTATGACTTGTCAGATAATATGATGCCATAAGCGGGGAGATTGAAAGTGAAAGGTTGTCCTCTCTTTATTATGACTGTGGTTTAATCATACTGCCAGAGAGCAGAATGTTTATTACAAGTATTTTTATCAATTTGATTCTTTTTTTTCATCATCCACCTCACGCTCAACACTGTTGTACTGTCAATGAAGACACAGAGATAAGGTTTGTATTTTTTCATTTGAATGGAAAGGAACCAGGAAGCTAATGGAGGCCCCTGCAGAATTACAGGATGTACATAATGCAGTGAAAAGGGGGCTAATAAAAGGATGAT contains:
- the LOC111982331 gene encoding voltage-dependent calcium channel gamma-5 subunit-like — translated: MTLCGRKVLTVLSSVFAVCALGLLGIAVSTDYWLYLEEGVILPLNQSTELRMSLHSGLWRVCFTAGDEKGRCFTIQYVMPTNVQLTSESTVSVLKMIRSATPFPLVSLFFLFIGFVLSNIGHIRPHRTILAFISGIFFILSGT